A stretch of Desulfobacter hydrogenophilus DNA encodes these proteins:
- a CDS encoding lytic transglycosylase, with product MNTYKLAAFIFALFLISGCQQSHLSANKPLTDQNIKKTDARSECSLQPETKDRNQDPNSDQEKIDQALELCSVAQNYWKEGSLEEALSSLDASYALMLEIDTTDNSQVNQQKEDIRYLISKRVLEIYASRQIVVTGHHDAIPITLNDHVNAEIKRLTGPERRFFIHSLNRSCRYRPFIVQELKKAGLPEEISWLPLIESGYKNRALSPARALGLWQFIPSTGNKFGLNRNHYIDERMDPEKATRAAIDYLKELHNLFGDWTTAIAAYNCGEYRVLKTIRKQKLNYLDNFWDLYQNLPRETARYVPRFLATVHIVRNLEKYDIVIDTPLKPLEYKTFDIKKQVRLSEIAKAINVDTDTLVSLNPELRHEVLPPEPYTIKIPVDNADQFMTKIDAIKTTYHQPPQYAYYRVRKGDTLSGIAGKFKTSVSAIARYNKISKKSCIVIGKVLKIPGSKRSNYEASAKTASKAYKKSKNITYTVRRGDNLWMIARKFSTTTKRIKALNKLSGPKLSIGQRLTIVTGDIGDNKKFSRYKVKSGDSPMRIAKRHNMSLDRLLSLNHLSKRSKIYPGQKLLVE from the coding sequence GTGAATACTTACAAATTGGCCGCATTTATTTTTGCCTTATTTCTGATTAGCGGCTGCCAGCAGTCCCACTTGTCAGCCAATAAGCCCTTAACAGACCAAAACATTAAAAAGACTGATGCTCGGAGTGAGTGTAGCCTCCAACCCGAAACAAAAGACCGAAACCAAGATCCGAATTCTGATCAGGAAAAAATAGATCAGGCCCTTGAACTTTGCAGTGTGGCACAAAATTACTGGAAAGAGGGTAGCCTTGAAGAGGCTTTATCTAGCCTGGATGCATCCTATGCCCTAATGCTTGAAATTGATACGACTGACAATTCTCAGGTGAATCAACAAAAAGAGGACATTCGTTATCTTATCTCCAAACGTGTTCTTGAAATTTATGCATCCCGTCAGATTGTTGTAACCGGTCATCATGACGCCATCCCCATCACCTTGAACGATCATGTGAATGCTGAGATTAAACGCTTGACCGGACCTGAACGTAGATTTTTTATCCATTCACTTAACCGCTCCTGTCGCTACCGTCCATTTATTGTTCAAGAGCTTAAAAAAGCAGGATTACCTGAAGAGATCTCCTGGCTTCCCTTGATTGAAAGTGGCTATAAGAACCGGGCGTTATCCCCGGCAAGGGCGCTTGGCCTGTGGCAGTTCATACCCTCAACCGGCAATAAATTCGGATTAAACCGCAATCATTATATAGATGAACGCATGGATCCTGAAAAAGCCACCAGGGCCGCCATTGATTATCTCAAAGAACTGCACAATCTGTTCGGGGACTGGACCACCGCCATTGCAGCTTACAATTGTGGTGAATACCGTGTACTAAAGACAATTCGCAAACAGAAACTCAACTACTTGGACAATTTCTGGGATCTATACCAGAACCTGCCCCGGGAAACAGCAAGGTATGTGCCAAGATTTCTGGCGACTGTTCATATTGTCAGGAACCTGGAAAAATACGATATTGTTATAGACACCCCCCTAAAGCCGCTTGAATATAAAACCTTTGACATAAAAAAACAGGTCCGTTTAAGTGAGATTGCAAAAGCAATTAATGTGGATACAGACACGCTTGTCTCTCTTAATCCGGAGCTGCGTCATGAAGTCCTGCCACCTGAGCCTTACACAATTAAGATACCGGTGGATAATGCCGACCAGTTTATGACCAAGATAGATGCCATTAAAACAACTTACCACCAGCCCCCCCAGTACGCCTACTACCGTGTACGCAAGGGAGATACCTTATCAGGCATTGCTGGCAAATTTAAAACTTCTGTAAGTGCCATTGCCAGGTACAATAAAATTTCAAAAAAAAGCTGTATTGTTATTGGCAAGGTATTAAAAATTCCAGGGTCGAAGCGATCAAATTACGAGGCAAGTGCAAAGACAGCCTCAAAAGCCTACAAAAAATCAAAAAACATTACGTATACCGTGCGCCGAGGAGACAACCTGTGGATGATTGCCAGAAAATTCTCTACGACCACAAAACGGATCAAAGCGCTTAACAAATTATCAGGGCCCAAGCTAAGCATAGGTCAACGACTGACGATTGTCACTGGGGATATAGGAGACAACAAAAAATTCTCAAGATACAAAGTCAAATCCGGGGACAGTCCTATGCGCATTGCAAAAAGACACAATATGAGTCTTGACCGCCTACTGTCATTAAATCATTTAAGTAAGAGAAGCAAAATTTATCCCGGCCAGAAATTGCTTGTAGAGTAA
- the rpmG gene encoding 50S ribosomal protein L33 has protein sequence MLIALACTECKRRNYTTTKNKRNSPDKIEFKKYCKFCNKHLVHKETKIK, from the coding sequence GTGCTTATTGCTCTTGCCTGTACTGAATGCAAGAGAAGAAATTATACAACGACCAAAAACAAACGCAACTCTCCGGATAAGATTGAATTTAAAAAATATTGCAAATTCTGTAATAAACATCTCGTCCACAAAGAGACAAAAATAAAATAG
- the secE gene encoding preprotein translocase subunit SecE: MQPSSVSGPRLEKPVGQPGLGNFFTRTVEFFREVKVELKKVVWPTRKQTTGTTVVVIIFVFIVAVFLGVFDYSLSKLVQVVLT, from the coding sequence GTGCAACCGTCATCTGTTTCCGGTCCCAGGCTTGAAAAGCCGGTGGGACAGCCAGGTTTGGGGAACTTTTTTACAAGGACAGTAGAGTTTTTCCGGGAAGTAAAAGTTGAACTGAAAAAAGTTGTCTGGCCGACCCGAAAACAGACAACAGGAACTACGGTTGTGGTTATTATTTTTGTGTTCATCGTTGCTGTTTTTCTGGGCGTTTTTGATTACAGCCTGTCCAAGCTTGTCCAAGTTGTCCTTACTTAA
- the nusG gene encoding transcription termination/antitermination protein NusG → MSLKWYVVHVYSGHEQKVKLALEEKIQGSKHPEKFGDILIPSENVVELVDGKKKQSSRKFYPGYILVRMHLDNETWHIVSSTAKVTGFLGGKNKPAPITDREAQIIIEKMEQGKEKPQPKYYFEPGDDVRVVDGPFSNFNGTIEEVSPDKEKVKVLVSIFGRATPVELNFIQVTKI, encoded by the coding sequence ATGTCTTTAAAATGGTATGTCGTCCACGTTTATTCCGGTCATGAGCAGAAGGTGAAGCTTGCCTTGGAAGAGAAAATCCAGGGATCGAAACATCCGGAAAAATTCGGGGACATCCTGATTCCCTCCGAAAATGTTGTTGAATTGGTGGATGGGAAAAAAAAGCAATCTTCTAGAAAATTTTACCCCGGATATATTCTTGTGCGTATGCATCTGGATAACGAGACGTGGCATATTGTAAGTTCCACTGCTAAGGTTACCGGTTTTCTTGGTGGGAAAAACAAACCTGCCCCAATAACCGACAGAGAAGCCCAGATCATCATTGAAAAAATGGAGCAAGGTAAGGAAAAACCCCAGCCAAAGTATTATTTTGAGCCGGGCGATGATGTGCGGGTTGTTGATGGCCCTTTTTCCAATTTCAACGGTACTATAGAAGAAGTATCTCCGGACAAGGAAAAGGTCAAAGTGCTGGTTAGCATTTTCGGGCGCGCCACCCCAGTCGAATTGAATTTTATACAGGTAACCAAGATTTAG
- the rplK gene encoding 50S ribosomal protein L11 — MAKKVMTQIKLQVEAGKANPSPPIGPALGQHGVNIMDFCKAFNAKTANDAGQIIPVVITVYQDRSFSFITKTPPASRLLLAAAKLSKGSGEPNRDKVGKVTRDQVVAIAETKKPDLNASDIDAAVRIIEGTARSMGIEVV; from the coding sequence ATGGCAAAAAAAGTAATGACACAGATTAAGCTTCAAGTTGAAGCCGGTAAGGCAAATCCGTCTCCCCCCATTGGTCCGGCTCTGGGGCAACACGGTGTCAACATCATGGATTTCTGTAAGGCGTTTAACGCTAAAACCGCCAATGATGCGGGACAGATTATTCCAGTCGTTATCACGGTGTATCAGGACAGGTCTTTCAGCTTCATAACCAAAACCCCGCCTGCTTCAAGACTGCTTTTGGCTGCAGCCAAGCTTTCTAAGGGGTCTGGAGAGCCGAACCGTGATAAGGTTGGCAAAGTGACAAGAGATCAGGTTGTCGCAATTGCAGAAACCAAAAAACCAGATTTGAACGCCTCGGATATTGATGCTGCCGTAAGAATTATTGAAGGCACAGCCAGGAGTATGGGAATAGAAGTCGTTTAA
- the rplA gene encoding 50S ribosomal protein L1 has product MPKRSKKHNEALSNVDRMVQYGPKDALEIAVSSSYAKFDETVDVAVRLGVDPRHADQMVRGTVVLPNGLGKEVKVLVFAKGEKEQEALDAGADFIATDEIVEKIKDGWFGFDKAIATPDMMGTVGKLGRVLGPRGLMPNAKTGTVTFELAKAINEVKAGKIDFRVEKAGIVHVPVGKISFGAEKLLENVTVFLDKIVSLKPASSKGIYLKSISVSSTMGPGIKVDPLLI; this is encoded by the coding sequence ATGCCTAAGCGGAGTAAAAAACATAACGAAGCACTGAGCAACGTGGACAGAATGGTTCAGTATGGACCCAAGGATGCCCTGGAAATTGCTGTATCTTCCAGTTATGCAAAATTTGACGAAACGGTTGATGTCGCCGTAAGGCTGGGGGTTGACCCACGGCATGCAGACCAGATGGTTCGTGGAACCGTTGTTCTGCCCAATGGACTGGGTAAAGAGGTGAAAGTCCTGGTATTTGCCAAAGGTGAAAAAGAACAGGAAGCCCTTGATGCAGGCGCAGACTTCATTGCCACAGATGAGATCGTTGAGAAAATTAAGGATGGCTGGTTCGGTTTTGATAAAGCTATTGCTACCCCTGACATGATGGGTACCGTTGGAAAACTCGGGCGTGTACTAGGCCCAAGGGGACTTATGCCCAATGCAAAAACCGGTACCGTAACATTTGAACTTGCCAAGGCCATTAACGAAGTAAAAGCCGGAAAAATTGATTTCAGGGTTGAAAAAGCCGGTATTGTGCATGTTCCTGTTGGTAAAATATCCTTCGGTGCTGAAAAATTGTTGGAAAATGTAACCGTTTTTCTTGATAAGATTGTCTCTCTCAAGCCTGCATCAAGCAAGGGGATCTACCTGAAATCCATTAGTGTATCCTCAACAATGGGTCCTGGTATCAAAGTGGACCCTTTGTTGATCTGA